The Brachypodium distachyon strain Bd21 chromosome 4, Brachypodium_distachyon_v3.0, whole genome shotgun sequence nucleotide sequence AATATTCCAGGTTGTGCAAAAGAAGATTCTTCAGACATGCACCCTTCTCTTAGTTATAAACTGCAGATTGTTGAGTGTTGCTCTCCCCTCCTTCCTCAACCACCACACTGTTGAATTTGTGGTTGTGCATACACATTGGAGTAAAAATGCTATTCATTTGGCAACAATTGCTGTGTGCAAGCAAATTTTGTTGTCAGTTGCCTCAATTTGGATGCAATTAGTACAGATGGGAGAGAATAATTTTGTTGTGATCATTGCGTGTGTCAACAAAACATGCCACAATGTTAAAATGCAAGGATTGATCCAAAACTAATTAACTACAAAAGTCTATCTAGATACAACACTTAACATACCAAGTTATTGGGAGAGTTGTATGTAAATGCTCTACAATGCTTCAAGATACAATGTTGACAGATCACACATTGGGAGAGGCCTTAAAGAGGTTGTATCTTAGCATTAGTAATGCATTAATAGACAAAACTTAAAAAGACAATGTCTTAGGAGAGGCCTGGATGTTAGAACAGGCTAACCAGTTACCCAGCTAGACTGTTCGTTTGTGACGCTCGATGAGATTTTCCTTACTGGTCAGACATTTCGTTTCTACCAGTGGAGAACTCACTCCCCACGTTTTCCTTGACTAGCTCTTGACTCTTGCGATTTCACACAGCTGAAATCATGAGCAGCCAAATCAAATGTGGTTAGAACCTGCCAACCTGGAGAGCAGGTATATCATCTGGTAATCTCATTCTAAACTTATTAGCATCTAAAATTACAAGGGAAAATTCAGAGATCATCACTAGATTTATTATGAAATAATATATAGGCATCTAAGCTAAGCAACAGGCCAGCATAATTGATGCATGGAAAAATTGACATGAACTGAGGGCAACACTATTGCCACAAACCAACCTGGACATTCAGTGCACAGCGAAAAATTCACATGAATTGAGTGCTAAGCAATAGACCGACATTATTAATCGGGGCAACAGACCATCATAATTTCAGTGACACAGACCATAAAATTGACATGAACTGAAGCACGAGTTTCATAACTGGCATAACATCAGAAAAGCATCAGGTTTCTCATCCAAATGGATCATTACAGCAAGTTCTTAGGCCAAACAAAAGCATAAAAAAGTGCAAGCTTTGTAGCCTAACCATCGGACATCAACACTTTACACAACGACCATTCCAGAGAAGAATCTTCACACCTCCACACTTCACTTAATTATGAACTGCAGATTGCTGGGTGTTGCTCTCCCCTCCTTCATCAACTAGAACACTTGTTTGAGCACATTCCTCTGCCTTGTGCATTGCTGCAGGGCCAAAGAGCAAGCTCTAGATCCTTCCTCTACCTCTTGGTCTATGAATTCCGACCATAGCAGACAACCAACATCCAATTTGGGAAAGGACACTGAAACAAGAATTAACAGCTTATTAGGGACAGTGAAAATTCTGTTGTGCCATCTCAGTTACCAATTTTCATAGCCCATTCTTGGTTCATGTAAATCTGAAGTTATTCGGAACTTCCCCTCTGCAAGCAGCCGCGTAGTCTTCAGCAAGGtgtggcgcagcttccttgtTAGGGCATAGGTACTTCTCCGCGAATTCCTTCTCGGTGACCACGAGTGCACTAAAGTAATCCCTATTGTGATCTAGTAATCCATTTGCCTTCAGAAACTTTAAAACGTAGTACCGGGGTCTGAGCCGACCCTCCAGGTTGTAATTGATCATTACTGGCCGTTGAGCAATGTATGATGGTTCCAACCCGACCTCAGATATCAGGAACTCACATGTGCGCTGCAGCATTTCCATGGAACGCCCCAGCAATTGCGGAGCCCTAGACAAAGCAATGCTGGCTTCACCATCTGACCACCCGAATATTTTCATCAAGTACTCGACTCTGGCGGCAATCGTCTCCTTGCTGCGGAACGAGATAGACAGAAGCGCGTGCCGGAACATCCCAGAGCCACGGGGCACATGTAGTAGACCTTCAGCACATGCCACCTTCGCCCGGACGCGCTCCGGGTTGGAGGTGAGCATCGTCGTGTCACGGGTAAACAGTTTGGCAAGATCACAACTACCTAGCCCACACTCCCGCAGGAAGGCTACATTGGGCTTCACCACCCTCTCCATGCTGACATCCAGAACGTAGGACCTGCGGTTGAACCGCCGGAGGAAGTTCTCGCAGGAGCCGAAGAGGGGCAGATAGTACTGCAGCCTGGGGACGATGGATCTAGAACGAAATTTGCCACCGGACAAAGACGCCAGGCGGGCGATCTGAGAATTGGACAGACCGAGGCCGGTGAGTCCAACGACGTTAGGGCCCAGGGTTTTCTTCACGGAGGCGCAGAGCAACCTCGGGTCGttgacgacggcggcggcgacgtcggcgCTGGAGAGGCCGAGGCCGGCCAAGAAGGCGAGGACGGTGTCAGGCTTGGCGGGGGACTTGAGGTGGGAGAGCTTCGCGGAGGCCTTGAGGGCTTGGGGTCGGGTGAGGCCGCAGGTTTCGACCAGGTAGTCCTCGACGGCGAAGCCGGGGCTTGGGGGAACggtgggcgcggcggcggagaggaggcggtggagagAGGTGGCGGGAGAAGAGACGATGCGGGAGAGGATGCAGCTTCGCAGGCGGAGCATGGTTAGGTTACCTCCGGgcgcagcggtggcggcggagagaTTTCCGATCGGAGAGAAAGGTTGTGCAACTCACATGGGGGTCCTTGCTTTCTCTCCTCTTGGAGCAGCCGTGCGCCACCTCGTCGGGCCTGGCCGCGACGGACTCgttggcggcggagggagccCGCGTGAGATGGAGCCGCGGAGAGGTCAGAGGGAGATGGGATTcagaggggagaggagagaaggcAGCAGGCGGCCGCGTCGGGGCGCCATCGCCGTGCAAGCGGGCCGGTGCGCTTCCATTCTTGGTcggaaggaggagaagagaaggggacGGGAGGGGAAGGTGAAAGGCCTGGGCTTTTGGCTAGGTTTATCCGAGGGTAGCATTGGCATTTTGAAAAAACTGACAACAAAAATCAAGTTTGACTAACGTGAAGCAATGGACAACTAACGTGGTAGTGCATTTTGGCATGAAAACAAATTCGGTTTTTTCAGTTTTATTTTGGATCTCTCAGTTTTGACAATCTTCACTTTCTATTGAACGAAGACCTCACCACTGAACCAACCTTTGTCCATGTACACGAACAGTACATGTTTTGAACTTCGTTCCTGTTTGGCACGAAGTTTTTCATAGGGTTTTGGAGTCTTAAATAGAGGTTTGGGTGAAAACTCTTGTTTCAACCAAAACAATTGTTCTTCTTGAAAGTATTGTGTTTTGTATAGTCAAGCTTGTTTCACGAGGAATTGGTCTCGCACCCGACCCTTcggtctccctcctccggcgacatgtgggaaccctagccgccggcgACCTTAGGGACCTTTTTCCTCCCTTCCCTGCATTGCCACTGCCAGAGAGGGTGCACATGAAGCCGCACGCGCCCAgggatggtggcggcggggcggttTCTCTTCTCTTGCGGCTCTCCCTCTCGGAGTTCTTGGCGCACGGGGGTGCTGCATGCGAGGCGGCGCACGACGGCGGCTCTCCGAtggggtggtggcggcggggcgatTTATCTATTCTTGCAGCTCTCCTTGTCGGAGTTCTTGGCGCACGGGGGTGCTGCATGCGAGGTGGCGCACGGTGGCCACTCTTTGGTGGGGTGGTGGCGAGCGGAAATGCCACTCCCCATGGAGGTACACTACTGTTGTTGGTGGAGGGGTGGACCTGGTCTGGGCCTAGCGGGTCACTGTTGCTGTTGAACGTGGGCTTCTTCGATGGTGGCGCCAGTTCCGGGGCTGGGGGCTGGGAATGTCAAGTCTGGTGCGTGGGGTGGTGATTAGGCCGGGGGGTGAGCAGCAGGCTTCCTCAGGGATCACGGTGGTATGGTGGCCTCTTGTCAGGACTTCGGCCCTCTAGCTCGCTGCAATGTTGTTTGCTCCTGTCCGTGGTGTGTGAGTGGGGTtgcgggtgaaaacccttCACTGACTTGTCGATGCCAGCGACTAAGGCGTCCTCGGACTTTGCTCCCTTCTTGAAGGAGTCATCGTCCAGCCCTATGTACCACATCCCACCCTTTGAAGATGAGGTGCCTCCGAGTGAAAAATCAGACTCGGTTTCCCCGATTGGGTAACGGCTTCGAACGTCATGCCTCCCTGGAGGCGTTACCTTTGGAGCCCCCGTCTGGCAGCGGAGTATGCTTGCAGCGACGGGTCTGACTAGGGTCATGTCTAGGGATGGTGGCTTCTTGCAGGGCAGGCTAGCTAATGCGCGAGTTGTTCCTGTCGAGGCAGTCTCTTTTTTGCTCCATTCGTCAAAGAAACCTATTtctgcctaccttcttctCGCGCATGGGTCCGTTCACTATTCAGCGTCATTTTAGCGGGACGGGTTTCACTCTGACGGTTGCGgcttgttttttcctttttcctgcGTTTGCTCGTAGCCATAGTTTTTCGCATGGCTTTCATAAAATAAGCCGTGAAATGCATGGTTTTTAGGGCCTgttttctcatatatatagGGTCAACTCTTTCTTACTTTCTTCTAATCGAGCAATCGAAATCAACCTTCTTGAGCTAAAATAACACTTGATTACAACATTAGTTGCATTGTGGCACAAAGGGATTCATTGAGGCCTTTTGTTGAAACCGATTTTAACTAAATGAGTGTTTTCAATCATTACCTCGATAAAAAATTGATTATTGTATTTCAACACAAAATGAGTGCAAACAGGCAGATTTTCGCGTCACGTTCTTagtcaactactccctccgtttcataattcttgtcgaaatattacatgtatctagaaattttttagtaatagatacatccagttttggacaaatttgagacaagaattatgcaaCGGAGAGGGTACTTGATTACAATAAAAATGATAGCATTCTTAAGTACTGAATCGTAGATGGTGCTTGTCTCTGAACTCAGTTTTTTGCTAGAGATAACATCTTGGATTGTAGATCTTTTTACTCCGCCTTCGAGTCCAGAATTATCACCTTTCGGACCTTGAACCTACAAGAAGAGATTGTGTTATGTCCATACATTAACTGGAAACTGAGATGATGAACATTACACGTAAGCACATGTACAGCAAAGAGGGCAGCTTATATATATTGTAAATGCTGATTGCTAGCTAGGAACAATTAAGATCAAATGATTAATACATTTTTTCCCAGAAATCAGCCACAATCCCAAGTACACAAAAATGTCACAAAGCTGGGTACCAATTTCATCTAAAAAATGTATTCCCTccatccataaaaagtgtcatccacttagtacaaaatttgtactaacctattacaaaattgtactaagtgggcaacactttttatggatggGAGGGAATATGAAGCAATCAGAACCAAAAATGGAAACCATAACATTTGTACACAGGCTACGGCTTAATATGTACCGCATGTACAGCACAGCTTAATGCTACTGACGACGGATCTTGTCCTCCAATTCAACAGAGCTTTTCATTGTACAACTTATGCTGTGAACTAAAAAATGGAAGCCAGAACACTTGTACCTCACAAAGGCATCTCAGTCTCAAACAGTAGCTCAAGGGCATCTCAGACTTAATATGTACTGGATGTACATCACAGTTAAACAGTTGGAACTTGCCAATTTACACCAAGTTTCAAGTTATATGAAAAGACATTATGTTTCATCACATATTAACAAATGGGTTACTTGCAAACCCATTTATTATGAAGCATTAGAAAATATATGCATCTAACttcgaaaggaaaaaaagtaaaaagttGTACATGTCCAGaccatgtatatatgcattagcTACAGACAGATGTACTTCCACTGATGGCAATACATTTTCAATACACGGGTTATTTAGCCAACTAGCACAGGCTATGTATGAAGCACTAGAAAATGCTTCCGAGGATGCCTTCACACGTTTACGCTGCACAACAAGGTAGTAATTGATGATGCAAATTACAGTCACTTAattttactaaaaaaaataaaaactccAGGCTGCCATCACATTTCATGACATCTTCAGAGAACACAATCAGGTCAGTATCTTGTGTGATGGCAACAATCTATTACTACCACAATTTGTTGTGATCAACTAAGATTACCAAAATCCAACAAAAGTTCGGTATATAGCTTTTGTGAAACAATCTAATGAAAATTTCTTATAGGAAGTCCAACAAGAACACACTGATTGTAACCAAAATTTGCAAGGAAAGTATTTTATGTGCCAACTAACAACAAAAACACATGGTCCCAAAATTGGACTGCTaaggaggagagaaagaacAAGAGGAACTTACCGGCAAGAAAGCCAGCCTGACTCCGGCCGGAGAAGTTGAAGGCAGCCAGAGAAGAGAAGTCGACGGCAGTTGAGTCCTCTGCTCTGTTTGATAGAGTTAGACAAATGATATCAATGGCGACGCGGAATAGGGTAGGAGAATACAGAgaggggggagggagggggcgTACCATGGGATCATACTCACCGGCGGTCCGACTGGCGGTGAGGTCGCTcttgctgccgctgcggcaGGAAGCAGAGGTCGCGGGCGGCCATTGTCGGCGGGAAGCAGAGCAGACTATGGCGGTCTCAGAGGCAGGCTACGGCGGCGCCGTAGCGACGCGGAGGCGAGCGAAGAAATGTGAGTCGCGTATGAGATTCCGCCTGGCCCGACGTGTTTCGCAGTGTTTCCTAGGGTTTTTACCTGTCTAGACCGGCCTGCCAAACAACCGAATAAGCAACAAATGTCACAAAAGATGCTTCAATTGAACTGCAGAAAATTTACAAACATGCCAGCGACAAAATATTTCCAGAAGTAAAGAGAGTTAACTAGAGACAAATATTTATAGTTCTAAGCGGCAGTACCGTAATCTTGTAGAGTGCATTCCTTGCTTACAATTTGCTCAGTGCTATCAAATCCGTGATAATGATAGAAATTTGGTACCAATAAAAACCAACATCATCTATCAGTTTCTCAAGGTGCACAACCATTTCCAGTCTTTGCCAGCAGTATCCAGGAATGAAGGCTGATAATGTGCCACCATGTTCTTAGTCAAGCTATCCATTGTTTTTCTCTTCCAGAAGTATTGTTTGTTTCTCACGGCTGAAAAATCAACTCATCTGTAATCTCGAAAAAAGGACATCTAAAACAGGGTATTCAGTACGTTCAATTTCGCATATTCGTTGTATTTGAGCTAAACATCCAACAATCACATCTGAAACTATAAAAGATGCTTGTGTCAATCAAAACTATATTTTCACCGCTGTCATAAATATAGAAGTATCACCACCCAGTTCTTGAGCTGCAAAAAATAATCATTGAAATCACCGGAAGTGCAACATTATGTAATATTCTaaatcaaagaaaaacagCTGCTTACAGGTTGCTAAGTTTAGTCATGCTCCCAATTTCTGGCGGTATCTGTAAAGTAAGTTTATTGCCAAGTAAATACCTGAAGATAAAAGATGCCAGGGTGTTagtagaagaaaagaagattgTTTCAGTGAAAGAAAGGGTCCTACTGATGATACTAACAGTTTGTCAGTGTAGGATAGGTTGCTGAGAATTGGAAGATTGGGCCCAACTAATTCATTTTTGGTCATATCGCTAAGAAACAATAGATGAACACACAAAACAGTCATATCGAATAATGCATCAGCTTACACACTTGTGGAGTCAAGTGTTATGTTCTACTCAAAGAACAACAAGAGCTTGCATGAGGCCAACCAAATCTGGAATTTTCCCAAACAGCCTATTTCCTTGAAGTGACCTATGAAACAATAATTTGAACATTATGCAAAAGTCTTGATTGTGATTGGAACAGTGTACAACCAGAGTACAAATAGCTAAAGTATAGAGGAGCTGCATGAAATCAGGACGGTTTGCAGTGTAGATACTTGAAAGAAACCTATGTTGTAAGGTATTTCTCCAGAGATTTGGTTATACGAAATGTCCATGTGCATGCGCATGAAGATCAGAAAATGCATATCAGGTAATTAACAGACGCATGGCAACTGCGCCTTTCCAtcacaaacatgcaaccgtgtGACATAACGAGATGAGGAAACAGAACCGAAATAAAATTTGGATTGGTGTAGACAAGAGTAGGCCTCCAAAATTTTCCAAACCTAATAGCCTTGACAAAAGTTGCTCTTCGGCCTGAAATACAGAGAGCTCACTACAACAAAACACAGGGCAGAAGTTGAAACTCGCAGTAATATACACatcattccaatttccaagGACACTGAACTTGCAAGCAGTTGCACAAAAGACCCAAATTGTTCTTACTTTCTAGTTTTCCATCCCAATCTACAACAAGAAGCCACTAAGTTATACCCAAATGTAACCAGTCTACGAATCTAAAGCATGCAGAACAAAAGGCCAGAGCAACATCACCTAGCCAAATTCACCATCTATTAACTGGAGCACAACATCACACGCCCGTCGCAGCTCTCAGCCCTGGAGCATGTTCACTGCGAGCATGGACGACATTGCGCCAATCGAACTTGCAGGCCGGCTTCTGCTGTTACACCATCACGGGCATCAATACATGCTAAAAAAAGCTAAGTCAAAAGCGAAAAAGAGAGGCCATCACTAGATTTATAAAGAAATAATATATAGGCCAAACAAAAGCACAAAAAATCTACTGGCACAAACCATCCTGGGCAGAGAATGCACAGTGAAAAATTGACATGAACTGAATGCTAAGCAACAGACCAACATTATTAATCCGTGCAGAAGACCATAATAATTTCAGCGACACAAAAGTTGACATCAACTGAAGCATGAGTTTGATAACATAACAAAAGCATCAGGTTTATCATCCAAGTGGATGATTACAGCAGGTTTTTAGGCCAAACAAAAGCATAAAAAAGTGAAGACTTTGTAGCCTAACCATCGGACATCAACACTTTACACAGCCGCCATTCCAGGTTGTGCAAAAGAAGAATCTTCACAAATACAAACTTCTCTTAATTATGAACTGCAGATTGTTGGGTGTTGCTCTCCCCTCCTTCATCAACTAGAACACTTGTTGGAGCACATTCCTCTGTGCTGCTGCCTTGTGTATTGCTGCCAGGGCCAAAGCATGTGCTGTAGATCAATTTCCTCTACCTCTTGGTCTGTGCATTCCTACTATAGCAGACAACCAACATCCAATTTGGCAAAGAACACTGAAACAAGAATTAGAAGCTTACTAGGCCCAGTGAAAATATGTTGTGCCATCGCAGTTACCAATTTTCATAGCCCATTCGTGGTTCATGTAAATCTGAAGTTATTAGGCACTTCCCCTCTGCAAGCGGCCGCATAGTCTTCAGCAAGGTGTGGCGCAGCGTCCTTGTGAGGGCATAGGAACTTCTCCGCGAAAACCTTCTCGCTGATCTGGATTATACCATAGTAGTCCATATTGCCATGTAGCAATCCATTTGCCTTCAGAAACTTTAAAACGTAGAACCGGGGTCTGAGCCGACCCTCCAGGCTGTAATTGATCATTGCTGGCCGCCGAGCAATGTCTGACGGATCCAACCCGACATCAGATTTCAGGAACTCAGATGTGCGCTGCAGCATTTCCTTGGAACGAGCCAGCAATGACCGAGCCCTAGACAAAGCAACGCCCGCCTCACCATCTGACCACCCGAATATTTTCGTCAAGTACTGCACTGTGGCAGCAATCTCCTTGCTGCGGTACGAGATAGCCTGAAGCGCTTGCCGGAACATCCCGGAGCCACAGGGCACACGTAGTATACCTTGAGCACATGCCACCTTTGCCCGGACGCGCTCTGGGTTGGAGGTGAGCATCGTCGTATCACGGGTAAACAGTTTGGCAAGATCACAACTACCTAGCCCACACTCCCGCAGGAAGGCTACATTGGGCTTGACCACCCTCTCCATGCTGACAGTCAGAATGTAGGACCTGCGCTTGAACCGCCGGAGGAAGTTCTCGCAGGAGCCGAAGAGGAGCAGATAGTAGTGCAGCCTGGGGACGATGGATCTACAACGAAACATGCCACCGGACAAAGACGCCAGGCTGGCGATCTCAGAATTCGACAGACCAAGGCCGGTGAGTTCAACGACGTTAGGGCCCAGGGTTTTCTTCACGGAGGCGCAGAGCAACCTCGGgtcgtcggcgacggcggcggcgacgtcggcgCTGGAGAGGCCGAGGCcagcgaagaaggcgaggACGGCGTCGGGATTGGCTGGGGACTTGAGGTGGGAGTGCTTCGTGGAGGCCTTGAGGGCTTGGGGTCGGGTGAGGCCGCAGGTTTCGACCAGGTATTCCTCGACGGCGAAGCCGGGGCTTGGGGGaacgcgggcgcggcggcggagaggaggcggtggagagAGGCGGCAGGAGAAGAGACGATGCGGGAGAGGATGCAGCTTCGCAGGCAGAGCATGGTTAGGTCACCTCCgggcgcggcgtcggcgccgccgccgccggagataTTTCCGGTCGGATTGGGATGGGAAAGGGCTCCTCTGACCTGTGCCTTGGCTTTCATAGGCGCTAGATCCTGCCGTCCAAGTTCCAACACGTATCCGACGGCAGAGCActaacagctcgtttggtTGGGGCTATATGTGGGtatcgggccggcccggcacgATTTATTCGGGCCTGGCCCGGGCATGGCCCGAGGAAGCCCGGTTTTAGAGGGACCGGGCCGCGCCGGCCAGTTATGCGATCTGCAGGCCCAGGCACGGCTCGGGCCGGCCCGACACAATAAACCCGACAGGCCTTTGAAATGCCCGAAGTCACACAAGGCCcagtaagttttttttttgtccgtcCAGCCACAATATATGCTCAAAAAGAGGCCGTTGTGTAGTCTAACACAAGGTTGCGCGTGGCCTAGTGCAAGATAGGGAATGTGAATTAAAAGAGATAAGACTTTAAATCTATTGTTTGGTTGGAAGTTTGGAGGGGAAGAGGTAATAACACCGACGATACATAAACTTGTACCGCACGAGCACTTTAGTACATAAACTTGAAAATTGGTCGGGTGGTCCATTAACTTGTATTTCGGGTGCTATAAGTGCCACGGTGTCCTTGAgacaggttttttttttgcaattaagccctttgctttgttttttaGGTCCTTGGGAAGTCCGGCGAAAggtaattttgcaaaaaaaaaaaaccatatgGCTTTATATTCTCTTATTTCTCCCTGACGCTTAGTGTCTCTCCCCGCGAACGTTTCGTTTGCCGTCGTCTCCACCTCTTTGGCGTCTCAGGCGATCAGGCAAcactcggcggcggcagcgcgtcGGTGACGATGGCGCCCGAGCCGCAACGCCGGCTCAACGGCGGCAATCAGGGATCACCGCAATACGATAAGTCCGCGGCCTAATATGTTCCCGCGTTCGTTCGTTGTCGCCAAGGACTCGTTTTTGGTAGGGTTTCGTGAGATTGATCGTTAGGGTTGAAGTTATGAGGTTGCAATCTCGAGCGAGATTGGTTGATCGTTAGGGTTGAAATTGCACTGATTTTCGCCCCTAATTTGGTTAGGGTTTAGGATTTTGAATCTTTTACCGTAGCATGAAAGAGGGTAAAATCTTTGCAATTTCGATTGAGTACTTGCGCATTATATCATCTTGTGCATCATAGACTTCATCTGGTACAATGTGCTTATATCATCTTTTGTTTCAATCTTGTAGATCCTGATTCTGAATTGTTTTCGGTCAATATTGAACACAATGGGTTTTTCTGTGGTATTGGATCTAATTTGCAATATGTTAGCTCCAGTTGGGACATTTTTGACTATTGTGATGTTGACACATGGTCACTTTTGTGGATCAAAGACTTGCCAAAGCAGCTTGGTTATGAGGATGATGACAGGATTAAAGTGTATTGGTTGCTTCGTAACAAATCTCTATCTGATGGCTTAGTTTGCATAGAGAAGGATAAAGATGTAttggcaacaacaacaactgtTAAGGACCATAAGATGCTTCACCTCATGATTGATCATAGCAACTTCTTAAAGAACTGCAGATCAAATGTAATTTGTACATATTAATCTTGTGTCTCTACTATGCAGGAAAGAGCTCATGTGACACTTGACAGATCACATGGTCATTTGCCAGAAGAGAGTTCATTTGTGGCAGCTGAAAGGGATGCAATGCCATCAGCAAAGGTCACAACAACAATGACAAGAGGAAATTTGAGAGCAACAGGATCTAGAGGGAGatgaaaaggaaaggaaaaaagcaaACTAGTGAGGATGCTAGCTCATCTGTTGGTAGGGGAAAGAAAAGACAAGCTCAAGCAAGCTCATCTAGTGGAAGGGGTAAGAAAAGGCAAGCTGAAGCAACCTCACCTGGAACTGAAGCTGGGGCTGCTACAGCCACTACAACAAGAAGCAGAAGCACTACATGAAGAGGTAGAGGTGGAGCTGCAAAACCAAACACTAGAAGAGGCAGAGCTACAGGCCCACTTTACAGGACAGGTCCAGGATCTCTGTCATTTCTTCTGTTTGGTGACCAGGGGGAAACTGCTCAGCCATTGCCTGGCCTGAATGAGCAGTCAGCAAAAGAGGTACAGAACACTCGGAATGCATCTCAACCTGATGAAGATGTCTAGTTATGCACTGTCTGTTACTAATGTAGTCCTGTTTGATGCACCGGGTCTTATGCACTGTGTGGTATGTCTTAAGTCCTTTTGCTCTGAAAGCTACTGTAAAGAGCTTGCTTTTATGTGGAACTAATGGTGTGTTGCTACTATGTTGCTTCAACTTAATGGTATCTTCATCTGAATGGTGTCTTCTTTGGTTAAAGCCTATATGCTTCAGTCGTTTTTGCTTCTATTTCATAGCATTGTATATGTTCTTCACTAATCACAGAAATGTCATTCAACATCACCAGGAATTTCAAACAAACACTATTTATTTGAAACAAACAACAGAATTTCAGACTACATCAATTCACCAGGAATTTGAGTCATTCAAAATCAGCAGGATTTCAGACTAC carries:
- the LOC100821443 gene encoding transcription termination factor MTERF4, chloroplastic; this encodes MLRLRSCILSRIVSSPATSLHRLLSAAAPTVPPSPGFAVEDYLVETCGLTRPQALKASAKLSHLKSPAKPDTVLAFLAGLGLSSADVAAAVVNDPRLLCASVKKTLGPNVVGLTGLGLSNSQIARLASLSGGKFRSRSIVPRLQYYLPLFGSCENFLRRFNRRSYVLDVSMERVVKPNVAFLRECGLGSCDLAKLFTRDTTMLTSNPERVRAKVACAEGLLHVPRGSGMFRHALLSISFRSKETIAARVEYLMKIFGWSDGEASIALSRAPQLLGRSMEMLQRTCEFLISEVGLEPSYIAQRPVMINYNLEGRLRPRYYVLKFLKANGLLDHNRDYFSALVVTEKEFAEKYLCPNKEAAPHLAEDYAAACRGEVPNNFRFT